Proteins from a genomic interval of uncultured Desulfuromusa sp.:
- a CDS encoding cupin domain-containing protein, translating to MKITSLDQVASMPMQMEGAVGVAKQVPLGKEHGAPNFSFRVFTISPGGNTPYHIHDAEHLNYILQGEGVLVDQEGHQHPVKGGDFSMVLPNEKHQYRNTSTTEEFKFICAVPSAYE from the coding sequence ATGAAAATTACTTCGTTAGATCAGGTTGCTTCCATGCCAATGCAGATGGAAGGAGCAGTAGGTGTTGCCAAACAGGTTCCTCTGGGAAAAGAGCATGGGGCTCCTAACTTTTCTTTTCGGGTTTTCACTATCAGCCCCGGGGGAAATACCCCTTACCATATTCATGATGCCGAACATTTGAATTATATTCTTCAGGGAGAGGGTGTTCTGGTCGATCAGGAAGGCCATCAGCATCCTGTAAAAGGGGGAGATTTTTCCATGGTCCTTCCGAATGAAAAGCATCAGTATCGCAACACTTCAACGACTGAGGAATTCAAGTTTATTTGTGCGGTTCCTTCTGCCTATGAATAA